The following proteins come from a genomic window of Nicotiana tomentosiformis chromosome 12, ASM39032v3, whole genome shotgun sequence:
- the LOC138903241 gene encoding uncharacterized protein: MPWMAVGDFNSVLNMEDRIGENPVSLIEVVEFSNCIKACGLLELPHQGNKYTWNDRRSEQRIYSKIDWVVINEEWLDNMPLCKAKFLTKGISDHCPVKIVLAEEKQRSSKSFKFCNVWAQHLQFLEVIRRKWDTQMEGYQMMQVVKKLKLLKKDLRLLNVAYFKNIETEAKEDREALQTIQEKLQLNPGIP, translated from the coding sequence ATGCCTTGGATGGCTGTGGGAGATTTCAATTCTGTCCTTAATATGGAAGATAGAATTGGAGAAAATCCAGTGAGCTTGATAGAGGTAGTGGAGTTTAGTAATTGTATTAAAGCATGTGGACTACTTGAGCTACCACATCAAGGGAACAAATATActtggaatgataggcgtagtgaGCAGAGAATTTATTCTAAGATTGATTGGGTTGTCATTAATGAGGAATGGCTAGACAATATGCCATTGTGTAAAGCTAAATTTTTGACAAAAGGTATTAGTGATCACTGCCCAGTGAAGATAGTTTTGGCTGAAGAGAAACAAAGATCCAGTAAGTCATTTAAATTCTGTAATGTGTGGGCACAACACCTTCAATTCCTTGAGGTGATTAGAAGAAAATGGGATACTCAAATGGAGGGATATCAAATGATGCAGGTTGTGAAAAAACTGAAGTTGTTAAAGAAGGACCTTAGATTACTAAATGTTGCATACTTCAAGAATATTGAAACAGAAGCTAAAGAAGACAGGGAGGCATTGCAGACAATACAAGAGAAGTTGCAGCTTAATCCTGGGATTCCATAA